A portion of the Anabas testudineus chromosome 22, fAnaTes1.2, whole genome shotgun sequence genome contains these proteins:
- the strn3 gene encoding striatin-3 isoform X2, which produces MLEYALKQERAKYHKLKYGTELNQGEMKMPSFESDTKDSDVSAVPANSQLTWKQGRQLLRQYLQEVGYTDTILDVRTQRVRSLLGLSGSEQNGSVENKNLQHLINGTERRKDSKRSPGDVLETFNFLENPEDSDEDEDEEGDLMDDITTDKHHRPKKHKTKVGNEGLASEDDADTEEALKEFDFLVTAEDGEGAGEARSSGDGTEWAEPLPFPAGRGKTFLLGGSDDVLESVLGLGDLADLTVTNDETDYSYDLPSNKESSFRKTWNPKYTLRSHFDGVRALAFHPVEPCLVTVSEDHTLKLWNLTKTVPAKKSASFDVEPIYTFRAHVGPVLSLAMTSSGEQCFSGGIDSTIQWWNIPSSNVDPYDTYDPSVLAGSWMGHTDAVWGLAYSGIKNRLLSCSADGTVKLWNPTEKNPCISTFNTNKEHGIPTSVDFNGCDPAHMVASFNSGDVVVYDLETSQQALVLKGQGDSALPGSNHINKVVSHPTLPVTITAHEDRHIKFYDNKSGKVIHAMVAHLDAVTSLAVDPNGIYLMSGSHDCSLRLWNLDSKTCVQEITAHRKKSEEAIYDVAFHPSKAYIASAGADALARVYV; this is translated from the exons atgttagaATACGCTTTAAAGCAGGAAAG AGCAAAATATCACAAGTTAAAATATGGAACAGAGTTAAACCAAGGGGAGATGAAGATGCCAAGCTTTGAATCAG ACACCAAAGACTCTGATGTTTCTGCTGTTCCTGCCAACAGTCAGCTCACTTGGAAACAAGGAAGACAGCTACTCAGACA gTACCTGCAGGAAGTAGGGTACACGGACACAATTCTGGACGTTCGTACTCAGAGAGTTCGCTCTCTGCTCGGACTGTCGGGCTCTGAGCAGAATGGATCAGTAGAAAACAAGAATCTGCAGCACCTGATAAACGGGACAGAGCGCCGCAAGGACAGCAAGAG GAGTCCAGGTGACGTTCTGGAGACATTCAACTTCCTGGAGAACCCAGAGGatagtgatgaagatgaggatgaggagggtgACCTGATGGATGACATCACCACAGACAAACACCATCGGCCCAAGAAACACAAGACCAAG GTTGGTAATGAGGGTTTGGCGTCGGAGGATGATGCTGACACGGAGGAGGCTCTGAAGGAGTTTGACTTCCTGGTCACGGCTGAAGATGGAGAGGGAGCGGGCGAGGCTCGGAGTTCTGGAGACGGCACGGAGTGGG CGGAGCCTCTACCGTTTCCTGCTGGTAGGGGGAAGACCTTCCTGCTGGGGGGTTCAGATGACGTGTTAGAGAGTGTGCTGGGGTTGGGAGACCTCGCCGACCTCACTGTCACCAACGACGAAACAGACTACAGCTATGAT CTGCCGTCCAATAAGGAATCTTCGTTCAGGAAGACATGGAATCCAAAGTACACGCTGCGAAGCCACTTTGACGGCGTACGAGCATTGGCCTTCCACCCAGTTGAGCCCTGTCTGGTCACTGTGTCAGAGGACCATACGCTCAAACTGTGGAATCTCACCAAGACCGTCCCTGCCAAAAA AAGTGCCTCTTTTGATGTGGAACCCATCTACACATTCAGAGCCCACGT tggTCCAGTGTTGTCGTTAGCAATGACCTCCAGTGGTGAACAGTGTTTCAGTGGAGGCATTGACTCAACCATCCAGTGGTGGAATATCCCCAGCTCTAACGTCGATCCCTATGACACCTACG ATCCCAGCGTCCTGGCGGGGTCGTGGATGGGGCATACGGATGCTGTATGGGGATTGGCTTACAGCGGTATCAAGAACCGCCTCCTGTCCTGCTCGGCCGACGGCACAGTGAAACTGTGGAATCCAACAGAGAAAAACCCCTGCATCAGCACTTTCAACACAAACAAGG agcACGGGATCCCCACATCAGTGGACTTTAACGGTTGTGACCCGGCCCACATGGTAGCATCCTTTAACAGTGGAGATGTGGTGGTGTACGACCTCGAGACCTCACAGCAAGCACTAGTGCTGAAGGGCCAGGGAGACAGCg CCCTCCCAGGTTCGAATCATATAAATAAGGTTGTGAGTCATCCCACGCTGCCCGTCACCATCACCGCACATGAAGACCGACACATCAAATTCTACGATAACAAGTCAG gtaaaGTGATCCATGCCATGGTAGCTCACCTGGACGCAGTGACCAGTCTGGCTGTGGATCCTAACGGGATCTACCTGATGTCCGGAA gtCACGACTGCTCTCTGCGTCTGTGGAATCTTGACAGTAAAACGTGCGTTCAGGAGATCACAGCTCACCGTAAGAAGAGCGAGGAGGCCATCTACGACGTGGCCTTCCACCCCTCTAAGGCCTACATTGCTTCCGCTGGAGCCGACGCCCTCGCCAGGGTCTACGTCTAG